Proteins from a genomic interval of Marmoricola sp. OAE513:
- the rplT gene encoding 50S ribosomal protein L20, producing MARVKRAVNAQKKRRVVLERASGYRGQRSRLYRKAKEQVTHSLVYSYNDRRKKKGEFRKLWIQRINAGVRAQGLTYNRFIQGLTLAGVEVDRKILAELAVNDLPAFTALVDVAKAALPEDVNAPVNA from the coding sequence ATGGCACGCGTCAAGCGGGCGGTAAACGCCCAGAAGAAGCGCCGGGTAGTTCTCGAGCGCGCCTCCGGCTACCGGGGTCAGCGTTCGCGCCTGTACCGCAAGGCCAAGGAGCAGGTCACCCACTCCCTGGTCTACAGCTACAACGACCGCCGCAAGAAGAAGGGCGAGTTCCGCAAGCTCTGGATCCAGCGGATCAACGCCGGTGTCCGGGCACAGGGTCTGACCTACAACCGCTTCATCCAGGGCCTGACGCTCGCGGGTGTCGAGGTCGACCGCAAGATCCTGGCCGAGCTGGCCGTCAACGACCTGCCCGCGTTCACCGCGCTGGTCGACGTGGCGAAGGCTGCTCTGCCCGAGGACGTCAACGCTCCGGTCAACGCCTGA
- a CDS encoding 4-amino-4-deoxy-L-arabinose transferase, which produces MKRSAINDVVHAVDLERGFDPSTRSVLCIDGRAGTGKTTLAAAVAAEDGGATVVHTDDLLPGWDGLPQLPALLAGLVEPLAAGLPGSYQRYDWAAGRLAETVVVEPSSGLVIIEGVGAGCRTLRPWRSVLAWVEAGSEVRKARALARDGDAFAPYWDAWLLAEDAYVATELDLDRIDVTVWT; this is translated from the coding sequence GTGAAGCGGAGCGCCATCAACGACGTCGTCCACGCCGTCGACCTCGAACGGGGCTTCGACCCGAGCACTCGCTCGGTACTCTGCATCGACGGGCGCGCCGGGACGGGCAAGACCACCCTGGCCGCGGCGGTCGCAGCCGAGGACGGCGGCGCCACGGTGGTGCACACCGACGACCTGCTGCCCGGCTGGGACGGACTTCCCCAGCTGCCCGCCCTGCTGGCCGGCCTCGTCGAGCCGCTCGCGGCGGGCCTGCCGGGGAGCTACCAGCGCTACGACTGGGCTGCGGGCAGGCTGGCCGAGACCGTCGTGGTCGAACCATCTTCGGGGTTGGTGATCATCGAGGGCGTCGGCGCAGGATGCCGGACCCTGCGACCGTGGCGGTCGGTGCTCGCCTGGGTCGAAGCGGGGTCGGAGGTGCGCAAGGCCCGTGCGCTGGCTCGCGACGGCGATGCCTTCGCGCCGTACTGGGACGCCTGGCTGCTCGCCGAGGACGCGTACGTCGCCACCGAGCTCGATCTTGACCGGATCGACGTGACCGTCTGGACCTGA
- a CDS encoding phosphoribosyl-ATP diphosphatase: MKTFEELWAELSEKAESRPEGSGTVAALDAGVHFIGKKLVEEAAESWMAAEHEGHERAAEEISQLLYHAQCLMLAAGISLDDVYSHL; this comes from the coding sequence GTGAAGACGTTCGAGGAGTTGTGGGCCGAACTCAGCGAGAAGGCTGAGTCGCGCCCGGAGGGTTCCGGCACCGTGGCCGCGCTCGACGCGGGCGTGCACTTCATCGGCAAGAAGCTGGTGGAGGAGGCCGCCGAGTCCTGGATGGCCGCGGAGCACGAGGGGCATGAGCGGGCGGCCGAGGAGATCAGCCAGCTGCTGTACCACGCGCAGTGCCTGATGCTCGCCGCCGGAATCTCGCTCGACGACGTCTACTCCCACCTCTAG
- the pheS gene encoding phenylalanine--tRNA ligase subunit alpha: protein MSAPNSSFDPKQVAPLGEEQVFAMRDEALAAIAAATDLEALKQVRTEHAGDRSPLGLANREIGALPPQAKKDAGMRVGQARGAVNQALAARQAVLEVEAEERMLVTETVDVTLPWDRTPRGARHPITMLSERIADVFVAMGWEVAEGPLVEAEWLNFDALNLGADHPARTMQDTFWTEPAENHVVLRTHTSPVQARTMLTRKPPIYVVCPGRVFRTDEYDATHSPMFHQVEGLVVDEGITMAHLKGSLDHMLQALFGEGVVTRFRPSYFPFTEPSAEMDLVCFVCRGTGLNDDPDAEVPTCRTCRGEGWIELGGCGVVNPRVLTACGVDPERYTGFAFGFGIDRTLMFRHGVEDLRSVFEGDIRFSRAFGTEI from the coding sequence ATGTCAGCCCCCAACAGCTCCTTCGACCCCAAGCAGGTAGCCCCGCTCGGGGAGGAGCAGGTCTTCGCGATGCGCGACGAGGCACTCGCCGCGATCGCCGCAGCGACCGATCTGGAGGCCCTGAAGCAGGTCCGCACCGAGCACGCCGGCGACCGCTCGCCGCTCGGTCTCGCGAACCGGGAGATCGGCGCGCTGCCGCCGCAGGCCAAGAAGGACGCCGGCATGCGCGTCGGCCAGGCTCGCGGGGCGGTCAACCAGGCCCTCGCGGCGCGGCAGGCCGTGCTCGAGGTCGAGGCCGAGGAGCGGATGCTGGTCACGGAGACCGTGGACGTGACCTTGCCGTGGGACCGGACCCCGCGTGGGGCCCGGCACCCCATCACGATGCTGTCCGAGCGCATCGCCGACGTCTTCGTCGCCATGGGCTGGGAGGTCGCCGAGGGTCCGCTGGTCGAGGCCGAGTGGCTGAACTTCGACGCCCTCAACCTGGGCGCCGACCACCCTGCTCGCACGATGCAGGACACCTTCTGGACCGAACCCGCCGAGAACCACGTCGTGCTGCGCACGCACACCTCGCCGGTGCAGGCCCGCACGATGCTCACCCGGAAGCCACCGATCTACGTCGTCTGCCCGGGACGCGTCTTCCGCACCGACGAGTACGACGCCACCCACAGCCCGATGTTCCACCAGGTCGAGGGGCTGGTGGTCGACGAGGGCATCACGATGGCGCACCTCAAGGGCTCGCTGGACCACATGCTCCAGGCGCTCTTCGGCGAGGGGGTCGTGACCCGGTTCCGACCGTCGTACTTCCCGTTCACCGAGCCGAGCGCGGAGATGGACCTGGTCTGCTTCGTCTGCCGGGGCACCGGCCTGAACGACGACCCCGACGCCGAGGTCCCCACCTGCCGCACCTGTCGCGGTGAGGGCTGGATCGAGCTCGGTGGCTGCGGTGTGGTCAACCCGCGCGTGCTCACCGCGTGCGGCGTCGACCCGGAGCGCTACACCGGGTTCGCCTTCGGGTTCGGCATCGACCGCACGCTGATGTTCCGCCACGGCGTCGAGGACCTGCGCAGCGTCTTCGAGGGTGACATCCGCTTCTCGCGCGCTTTCGGAACGGAGATCTGA
- a CDS encoding SseB family protein, producing MDLERVIPDPGFADDDGAASPSVMAALAAYAGGAVPRVEALAALQESRVLVPVVAVLGEVEHDENGLAHDKTSDMATVLITGRDGRTALLAFTSTASLEAWNPEARPVAVELRKAALSAIQDGAAALLVDVAGPVPFPVDSDELAALGEGLELLRVDDGWGWAKVVERPM from the coding sequence GTGGACCTCGAACGCGTGATCCCCGATCCCGGGTTCGCCGACGACGACGGTGCGGCGAGCCCGAGCGTCATGGCGGCCCTGGCGGCGTACGCCGGCGGCGCCGTCCCGCGGGTCGAGGCGCTCGCCGCGCTGCAGGAGTCCCGTGTGCTGGTGCCGGTGGTGGCGGTCCTCGGCGAGGTCGAGCACGACGAGAACGGCCTGGCCCACGACAAGACCAGCGACATGGCCACCGTGCTGATCACCGGGCGCGACGGCCGGACGGCGCTGCTCGCGTTCACCTCCACCGCCTCCCTCGAGGCGTGGAACCCCGAGGCCCGCCCGGTGGCCGTCGAGCTCCGCAAGGCGGCGCTCTCCGCCATCCAGGACGGCGCTGCGGCCCTGCTGGTCGACGTGGCCGGCCCGGTGCCGTTCCCGGTGGATTCCGATGAGCTCGCCGCGCTCGGGGAGGGTCTCGAACTGCTCCGGGTGGACGACGGCTGGGGCTGGGCCAAGGTCGTCGAACGCCCGATGTGA
- the hisG gene encoding ATP phosphoribosyltransferase, which yields MVSTSPTNGANLLRIALPNKGALSTAASEMLREAGYRQRSDSKELSLLDTANGVEFFYLRPRDIALYVGEGTLDIGITGRDLLLDSGSSAAEAMQLGFGRSKFRFAARPGVLDSLADLNGKRIATSYVGVVEAYLAEQGIDARVVHLDGAVETSIQLGVADAIADVVETGSTLKQAGLVIVGDVIMESEAVLITRAGSEPEGLTTFRRRLEGVLVARSYLMMDYDIPSDRVEDAIKLTPGLESPTVSPLHREGWVAVRSMVPSAGAQQLMDDLYELGARAILLTDIHACRL from the coding sequence ATGGTCTCGACAAGCCCGACCAACGGAGCGAACCTGCTCCGGATCGCGCTGCCCAACAAGGGCGCGCTCTCCACGGCCGCCTCCGAGATGCTCCGGGAAGCCGGCTACCGCCAGCGCTCGGACTCCAAGGAGCTCAGCCTGCTCGACACCGCCAACGGCGTCGAGTTCTTTTACCTCCGCCCCCGCGACATCGCCCTGTACGTCGGCGAGGGCACCCTGGACATCGGCATCACCGGCCGTGACCTGCTGCTCGACTCCGGCTCCTCGGCCGCCGAGGCCATGCAGCTCGGCTTCGGGCGCTCGAAGTTCCGGTTCGCGGCGCGTCCGGGCGTGCTGGACTCGCTGGCCGACCTGAACGGCAAGCGCATCGCGACCTCGTACGTCGGGGTGGTCGAGGCCTACCTCGCCGAGCAGGGGATCGACGCCCGCGTCGTGCACCTCGACGGCGCCGTCGAGACCAGCATCCAGCTCGGGGTCGCCGACGCCATCGCCGACGTCGTGGAGACCGGCAGCACGCTGAAGCAGGCCGGCCTGGTGATCGTCGGCGACGTGATCATGGAGTCCGAGGCGGTGCTGATCACCCGTGCAGGCTCCGAGCCGGAGGGGCTGACGACGTTCCGGCGCCGGCTCGAGGGCGTCCTGGTCGCGCGCTCGTACCTGATGATGGACTACGACATCCCCAGCGACCGGGTCGAGGACGCCATCAAGCTGACCCCCGGACTGGAGAGCCCCACGGTCTCCCCGCTTCATCGCGAGGGCTGGGTCGCGGTGCGGTCGATGGTCCCGAGTGCCGGCGCCCAGCAGCTGATGGACGATCTGTACGAGCTCGGCGCCCGAGCGATCCTGCTCACCGACATCCACGCCTGCCGCCTGTGA
- the ribH gene encoding 6,7-dimethyl-8-ribityllumazine synthase has product MSGEGSPTDRPFDCHDLRVAVVAASWHEKVMTGLLEGTLEALKKHQVEQPVVVRVPGSFELPVVADALARQGFDAVIALGVIIRGGTPHFEYVSSAATDGLNRVALDHGIPVGFGLLTCDDEEQALDRAGLEGSREDKGYEATSAALQTAVTLRKIRRREHLG; this is encoded by the coding sequence ATGAGTGGCGAAGGCAGCCCGACCGACCGTCCCTTCGACTGCCACGACCTGCGGGTCGCGGTGGTCGCGGCGAGCTGGCACGAGAAGGTGATGACCGGCCTGCTCGAGGGCACCTTGGAGGCGCTGAAGAAGCACCAGGTCGAGCAGCCGGTGGTCGTCCGGGTCCCGGGCTCCTTCGAGCTCCCGGTCGTCGCGGACGCCCTGGCACGGCAGGGCTTCGACGCGGTGATCGCGCTGGGCGTGATCATCCGCGGCGGCACGCCGCACTTCGAGTACGTCTCCTCGGCCGCGACCGACGGCCTGAACCGGGTCGCCCTGGACCACGGCATCCCGGTCGGCTTCGGTCTGCTCACCTGCGACGACGAGGAGCAGGCGCTCGACCGGGCCGGCCTGGAGGGCTCGCGCGAGGACAAGGGCTACGAGGCCACCAGCGCCGCACTGCAGACGGCGGTCACGCTGCGCAAGATCCGCCGCCGGGAGCACCTCGGCTGA
- the rpmI gene encoding 50S ribosomal protein L35 — protein MPKNKTHSGASKRFKVTGSGKIRRQKAGLRHNLEKQSASVKRRLSGTAEVAKADVPRAKKLLGL, from the coding sequence ATGCCGAAGAACAAGACGCACTCTGGAGCGAGCAAGCGCTTCAAGGTGACCGGGTCGGGCAAGATCCGCCGCCAGAAGGCGGGCCTGCGCCACAACCTCGAGAAGCAGTCCGCCTCGGTCAAGCGTCGCCTCTCGGGCACCGCTGAGGTCGCCAAGGCCGACGTTCCCCGCGCCAAGAAGCTGCTCGGTCTCTGA
- a CDS encoding PH domain-containing protein: MTHKPVDLPHTWRPFGARLMGTVLGVMLVALTLTCWIALGPDIRAKFTPFQKGTLVFLGLIALGVWFALMRSRVTVSESGVTVVNGYKRYDLDWAQLIAVNMRRGAPWAGLDLSDGTSISALAIQSSDGDRALHAVREFRRLVAESSPTDD, encoded by the coding sequence GTGACGCACAAGCCGGTCGACCTCCCGCACACCTGGCGCCCGTTCGGGGCGCGCCTGATGGGGACCGTGCTCGGCGTCATGCTGGTCGCGCTCACCCTGACCTGCTGGATCGCGCTGGGTCCTGACATCCGGGCGAAGTTCACGCCGTTCCAGAAGGGCACCCTGGTGTTCCTGGGGCTGATCGCACTCGGGGTCTGGTTCGCCCTGATGCGCTCGCGGGTGACGGTCTCCGAGTCGGGGGTCACCGTGGTCAACGGCTACAAGCGGTACGACCTGGACTGGGCCCAGCTGATCGCGGTCAACATGCGCCGGGGCGCGCCGTGGGCCGGGCTCGACCTCTCCGACGGCACCTCGATCTCGGCCCTGGCGATCCAGTCCTCCGACGGCGACCGTGCGCTGCACGCGGTCCGCGAGTTCCGGCGCCTGGTCGCCGAGAGCAGCCCCACCGACGACTGA
- a CDS encoding RNA methyltransferase, with protein MASFPAGADRELLTSSSGRVKAARKLARRNSRAEVRLFLAEGSKALTEALELPGCVVEVFATLDATAANDTLRDRVVAADLPWQEATDDAVASLAGAQSPQGIVAVCRFVDRPVEAVLGGDVVVLCADVRDPGNAGTIIRTADAVGAGAVVLAGNSVDPYNDKTVRATVGSLFHVPIATGLDPFEAVATVQAAGYRVLAADGSGEVDLFTGADLTGKIAWLFGNEAWGLPEELAAVADHRVAIPIYGRAESLNLSTAAAVCLYASATGRRTLGA; from the coding sequence GTGGCGAGCTTCCCTGCCGGTGCCGATCGCGAGCTGCTGACCAGCAGCTCCGGTCGGGTCAAGGCGGCGAGGAAGCTCGCCCGTCGCAATTCCCGGGCCGAGGTGCGGCTCTTCCTGGCCGAGGGGTCGAAGGCGCTGACCGAGGCGCTCGAGCTGCCGGGCTGCGTCGTCGAGGTCTTCGCGACGCTCGACGCCACGGCGGCCAACGACACGCTGCGCGACCGGGTGGTCGCCGCCGACCTGCCCTGGCAGGAGGCGACCGACGACGCCGTGGCCTCGCTCGCCGGTGCCCAGAGCCCGCAAGGGATAGTCGCGGTCTGCCGCTTCGTGGACCGGCCCGTCGAGGCCGTCCTCGGTGGTGACGTCGTCGTCCTCTGCGCCGACGTCCGCGATCCCGGCAACGCCGGCACGATCATCCGTACGGCGGACGCCGTCGGCGCAGGCGCCGTGGTGCTGGCCGGCAACAGCGTCGACCCGTACAACGACAAGACCGTCCGTGCCACGGTCGGCTCGCTCTTCCACGTCCCGATCGCCACCGGCCTCGACCCGTTCGAGGCCGTCGCAACCGTGCAGGCCGCCGGGTACCGGGTGCTCGCCGCGGACGGTTCCGGAGAGGTCGACCTGTTCACGGGTGCGGACCTCACCGGCAAGATCGCGTGGCTGTTCGGCAACGAGGCCTGGGGGCTGCCCGAGGAGCTCGCTGCCGTGGCCGACCACCGCGTCGCGATCCCGATCTACGGGCGCGCCGAGAGCCTGAACCTCTCGACGGCAGCTGCGGTCTGCCTCTACGCATCGGCGACCGGGCGGCGTACGCTCGGGGCATGA
- a CDS encoding HAMP domain-containing sensor histidine kinase — protein MDLDERALWDALPDGVVVADAGGVVLLVNATARKMLGDQACPGAHLAEALTLQDTDAADWFGTVRPYDALAIVSGVPEQSWLLPDGSEVLVTTRLERSTTQGPVERVSLVLRSGRGRARLDRERSDLVATVAHELRSPLTGVKGFVTTLLSKWEKLNDDQKKLMLTTVATDAERLSRLITELLDVARIDTGRLPLYRRDLDAAPVVERVVDSVRAGTSRTIEVVGADRKVPVFGDPDKLVQVVTNLVDNAVRHGEGTVRVALEDGPLGFRLVVDDEGDGIPEILRARVFTKFWKHGTRGGTGLGMYIVNGLVRVHGGELSITDAPGGGARIVVDWPAEDRRN, from the coding sequence GTGGACCTCGACGAGCGCGCCCTCTGGGACGCCCTGCCCGATGGGGTGGTGGTCGCGGACGCCGGCGGCGTGGTCCTGCTGGTCAACGCGACCGCCCGGAAGATGCTGGGCGACCAGGCCTGCCCGGGCGCTCACCTCGCCGAGGCACTGACGCTCCAGGACACCGACGCCGCCGACTGGTTCGGCACCGTCCGTCCGTACGACGCGCTGGCGATCGTCTCCGGCGTACCCGAGCAGTCCTGGCTGCTGCCTGACGGCTCGGAGGTCCTGGTCACCACCCGGCTCGAGCGCAGCACCACGCAGGGCCCGGTCGAGCGGGTCTCGCTGGTGCTGCGGTCCGGTCGTGGTCGGGCGCGCCTGGACCGGGAGCGCTCGGACCTGGTCGCCACGGTCGCCCACGAGCTGCGCTCCCCGCTGACGGGGGTGAAGGGCTTCGTCACCACGCTGCTGAGCAAGTGGGAGAAGCTCAACGACGACCAGAAGAAGCTGATGCTGACCACGGTTGCCACGGATGCCGAGCGGCTGTCCCGGTTGATCACCGAGCTGCTCGACGTCGCGCGGATCGACACCGGACGGCTCCCGCTGTACCGGCGCGACCTCGACGCGGCGCCGGTCGTCGAGCGAGTCGTCGACTCGGTCCGGGCGGGCACCAGCCGGACGATCGAGGTCGTCGGTGCTGACCGGAAGGTGCCCGTGTTCGGCGACCCGGACAAATTGGTCCAGGTCGTCACCAACCTGGTCGACAACGCTGTCCGGCACGGCGAGGGCACGGTCCGCGTCGCCCTGGAGGACGGACCCCTGGGATTCCGGCTCGTCGTGGACGACGAGGGTGACGGCATCCCGGAGATCCTGCGGGCGCGGGTGTTCACCAAGTTCTGGAAGCACGGCACCCGCGGAGGCACGGGGTTGGGGATGTACATCGTCAACGGCCTGGTGCGCGTCCACGGCGGAGAGCTGTCGATCACCGACGCGCCCGGCGGCGGCGCCCGCATCGTGGTCGACTGGCCCGCCGAGGACCGCCGGAACTGA
- a CDS encoding amino acid deaminase/aldolase yields MNDAARTRLAARLGAAVGSLEDPATPMVVVDLDAFDANAADLLRRAGGTPIRVASKSLRIPALLERTLALPGFAGVLGYALREGLWLVEQGISDDVVLAYPTVDRVALRRLSSDDAARAAVTLMVDSPAHIDLLDACRVGDAPYRVALDVDAGFRLGSGRLGAHVGPKRSPLQDPDDVLAFARQVVDRPGVELVGVMTYEGQVAGVQDTVPGQRLRSAIVRRMKAASMDQLVERRGRVAAGLKDLVELEFWNGGGSGSVEATAADPAVTEIAAGSGLLVPTLFDHYASFEPRPAAFYGVPVVRRPSADVVTVAGGGFTASGPAGPDRAPTPWAPPGLSLTGLEGAGEVQSPLTGPGTAGLSVGDWVWFRHAKSGELAEHTNLVHLVAGDAVVESVRSYRGFGCSW; encoded by the coding sequence ATGAACGACGCCGCGCGCACCAGGCTGGCCGCTCGACTCGGCGCGGCCGTCGGCTCCCTGGAGGACCCGGCCACCCCGATGGTGGTCGTCGACCTCGACGCGTTCGACGCGAACGCCGCCGACCTGCTGCGTCGCGCCGGGGGTACGCCGATCCGGGTCGCCTCCAAGTCGCTGCGGATCCCGGCCCTGCTCGAGCGCACGCTCGCGCTCCCCGGGTTCGCCGGCGTGCTCGGGTACGCGCTGCGCGAGGGCCTGTGGCTGGTCGAGCAGGGCATCAGCGACGACGTCGTGCTGGCGTACCCGACAGTCGACCGGGTCGCCCTGCGCCGACTGTCGTCCGACGATGCCGCGCGAGCGGCGGTGACGCTGATGGTCGACTCCCCCGCCCACATCGACCTGCTCGACGCCTGCCGGGTCGGGGACGCGCCGTACCGGGTCGCCCTGGACGTCGACGCCGGGTTCCGGCTGGGCAGCGGGCGACTCGGTGCCCACGTCGGTCCGAAGCGCTCGCCGCTGCAGGACCCCGACGACGTGCTGGCGTTCGCCCGCCAGGTCGTCGACCGGCCCGGGGTCGAGCTGGTCGGGGTGATGACCTACGAGGGCCAGGTCGCCGGCGTTCAGGACACCGTGCCCGGCCAACGGCTGAGGTCCGCGATCGTCCGCCGGATGAAGGCCGCCTCGATGGACCAGCTGGTCGAGCGTCGCGGACGTGTCGCCGCAGGCCTGAAGGACCTGGTCGAGCTCGAGTTCTGGAACGGCGGCGGCTCCGGGAGCGTCGAGGCCACCGCGGCCGACCCGGCCGTCACCGAGATCGCCGCCGGCTCGGGGCTGCTGGTGCCGACGCTGTTCGACCACTACGCCAGCTTCGAACCGCGACCTGCCGCCTTCTACGGCGTCCCCGTCGTACGCCGCCCCTCGGCCGACGTGGTCACGGTCGCCGGTGGTGGGTTCACCGCCAGCGGTCCGGCGGGACCGGACCGGGCGCCCACGCCGTGGGCTCCCCCGGGCCTGTCGCTGACAGGGCTGGAAGGGGCTGGTGAGGTGCAGTCGCCGCTGACCGGTCCGGGGACCGCGGGGCTTTCGGTCGGCGACTGGGTCTGGTTCCGGCACGCGAAGTCCGGCGAGCTGGCCGAGCACACGAACCTGGTGCACCTGGTGGCCGGGGACGCGGTGGTTGAGTCCGTTCGCTCGTACCGCGGGTTCGGCTGCTCCTGGTGA
- the infC gene encoding translation initiation factor IF-3: MRLHGGPSDLWGPGWSTRKSYPGGHISTELRINDRIRVPEVRLVGPNGETVGIVPTDQALKLAQEADLDLVEIAPQGRPPVCKLMDYGKFKYENAQKAREARRNQTNVVIKEMKLRPKIDAHDYETKKGHVVRFLRSGDKVKITIMFRGREQHRPELGFRLLQKLAEDVTELGFVESSPKQDGRNMIMVLGPHKKKAEAKAEVKAEKVEAAAEKAAEQAEIEAEIKASHTGPAAQKKERKRSENLDPEIEA, from the coding sequence GTGCGTCTTCACGGAGGCCCTTCTGATTTGTGGGGCCCCGGGTGGTCGACCAGGAAAAGCTACCCAGGAGGACACATCAGCACTGAGCTGCGCATCAACGACCGGATTCGGGTTCCCGAGGTCCGGCTCGTTGGCCCCAACGGTGAGACGGTCGGCATCGTGCCGACCGACCAGGCCTTGAAGCTTGCCCAGGAGGCCGACCTCGACCTCGTCGAGATCGCTCCGCAGGGCCGGCCGCCGGTCTGCAAGCTCATGGACTACGGCAAGTTCAAGTACGAGAACGCCCAGAAGGCCCGTGAGGCTCGCCGCAACCAGACGAATGTCGTCATCAAGGAGATGAAGCTCCGACCGAAGATCGACGCGCACGACTACGAGACCAAGAAGGGTCACGTCGTGCGGTTCCTCCGTTCGGGCGACAAGGTCAAGATCACCATCATGTTCCGCGGCCGCGAGCAGCACCGCCCCGAGCTCGGGTTCCGGTTGCTGCAGAAGCTGGCCGAGGACGTCACGGAGCTGGGCTTCGTGGAGTCCTCGCCCAAGCAGGACGGCCGCAACATGATCATGGTTCTGGGCCCGCACAAGAAGAAGGCGGAAGCCAAGGCGGAGGTCAAGGCCGAGAAGGTCGAGGCCGCAGCCGAGAAGGCGGCCGAGCAGGCGGAGATCGAGGCCGAGATCAAGGCCTCGCACACCGGCCCTGCCGCGCAGAAGAAGGAACGCAAGCGTTCAGAGAACCTCGATCCCGAGATCGAAGCCTGA